The sequence below is a genomic window from Ovis canadensis isolate MfBH-ARS-UI-01 breed Bighorn chromosome 8, ARS-UI_OviCan_v2, whole genome shotgun sequence.
AGAAATTACATTCTTCTCTAGTGATGAAACTATGAGATGCAAGAACTGTCACAAGTCATGTCCAATGTTTGATGAAAACGAAGGCCCACTCTGGCCGTGTTCTACATCCTGTCTCTAATCACCCCTGAATCCTAGTGTACCATTAGGTTCTCCAAAGGTACATGAACTCATACtttcattaaaaggaaaaaggaaggaaaaaaccaTTTTGCCATCAAAACAACACAGTCCCACAGGACTGCTgcccacttcagatgccagttaCAAGTAGTAGGTCCCCAGGTTATTGACAGCTTCTGTCTGATGGTTACAAATCAGAGGTCCCCAGAATCCCATCCTTGGGTTCCATTAATTTGgtagagtggctcacagaactcagggaaacccCTATTTACTTTAACCAGTTAAGAAACTTTTTGGAGGCTCTAGGGAAGAAAGCTTTCCTGTCTTTCTAGCTTCTAGAGAAAATCCGCATTCCGTGCCTCAATGATTCCTGCCTCCATCTACCAAAGTAGAAATGCTCCACCTCTCTAAAGTTCTTCTGTAGTCACATCTCTCTCTGACCCTGACCTCAAGAAAGATATTTTAAGGACTCTTGTGATTAACTTGGACCCACCTGAATGATCCAGGATAATCTCATCTGAAAGTCCTTAATTTTAAGTACATGTGCCAagtctcttttgctttccattgTAGTGTATTCAACAGTTCTGAAGGCTTAGGCATAGACATAGGCATAGGCATAGAGGGTGAGAGGGTGGTGGTAGGGGGATGGGGCTTTCTTCTGCTTCCCACTAAAATTGAGAGCAGCATTCCATCTCTCACATCATTTgattcagtaataaaaatatattaaacaggAGAAGCCAGACACCTTCCATGTTTAGCAGCCTGTTAGTCAACATTATTATTTGGAAACAGTTTAATTCCAAAATGACTCCTTCAAAACTGATTTTCTGGAAAGGAAACTTCTGCTGGTTTTATCTTTTCCTGAAGATGAGTTTGAAGATCTTTATTGGATTTCCCCAGCAAACAATCAGAATGCAATCTTTGAAATGTAGAAGTGAAAGTATTTCCATACCCACGTCCTTGAAGCCTGAGGCTGCTATCATTCCTGAGTATAGAGAGTAAACACAGCATCTCTCTTTGTTTTACTAATTGCTTTGTTTCCCCAAGCTGTCAGCTCAACATCTGCCAGGCCAGAATGCACTCTCTCCACATACCAGAGAACTAACTACTGCCGGCCAGATGAAGGACCTGAGCTCCCTGGTGTAGGGGTAAGTGATTTCCAGGCACTCAGCAGGTGGTTTCCAAGAGGCAACAACTTTCAGAGAAAATGAAGCTGAAACCCCTCCCCTCCCAAAATCTTTAGAGTGGTTATGGAGTTGTTGATTCTATAATGATCTCATACTGTCtgcaattttattgattttgtttttcgAAAGAACTGTTAAAGATGACAATTCTCAGACAGGCAGAATGTGGGCAGATGCCCATATTCTCACATAGTTCTGCCAAGATGCTTTTGCATCTTTCTgtacataaaacaaaatgaagacatgTGTCATAGATGCCTGCTACTGGTACCTCACCCCCAGAAGAAGGGGGTTTATTGTGTGCTCATTTCCTGTATGTAGTACTAAAACAACTCCacctagaaaaaaatgaacagctcttccaaaataaatgatatttgctTCTGAGGCACCTTATAAACCATTCCTAATTAACAAACCCCATTGAAACAGCAATTTGGGTCATCATAATCAAATGCCATCCctgctatttttaattcttaaaacttgTCACATCTACTGGTGAAGCATCAAAATACAAAATGCTGTAACAGCTTATGCTGTTTTGATGTTCAATCATCTACTGTGCATCAGAAAGGCTCATTTCAAATATGgcatgaaaggaagagaagtaagcaaaaacaagattcaGAAAAGACTTGAAATAAACTGCCTCCAGCAAAACGCTCAAGAGGAAAAACTGCAAAATCATAGCCTTACCTTGGGAGACTTGGGCAGATCCACTGTCTTCTCTTTTGCTAGGCTTAGCGAAGTTAACTCCATTTTCTCCACTGAGGGATGTTTCGGAGGGCGAGGTGGGGGGTGCAAGAAGGAGCTTTCATGTCTCCGTATCAGGTAATACTGTTCTTCAGTGATCTCTTCGACCAGAGTACTGACTAGAAATGATCCTGTATCCCCAGAAAAATTATTAACTAACTGAACAGTCATATTCACACGGCCAACAGGAATTTCCCAGCACTCCTTGGGGTTGGCAAAATCACTTATGAGTAGATAAGAGTTAGTGATAGATTCCTCCAACTGTAGTCCTGGTATAGCAGCCAAAATGTCTTTTTCAATAAAAAGGTCTCTCACAGACACCTTCACATTGAAGGGCAGGCGAAACTGTGCACAAAGCTCAGAAATCTGGTACAGTTTCTTATCATGGATCACCTCTACAAATCCTCCATCCATGTACAAAGGGAGCAGTGCTGCCTCATGGgaatttttgaggattttttcacAAACCAGGACATCCATCACTTTTTTAATTCCTTCACAGAAGACTTCAGTTGTCTGTGAGTGATGCACTAGAAACTCATCCCCGACAGAGACAGATGACAGCTCCTCAAAGGGGGAATGAAAGGCTTTGGTGGCCACCACATGCAGAGGCTCCTTTTCACTCTTTGCTATCTTAAGGTCATAGGGGGTTGGGAACTCTCGAGGTCGTCGCTTGAATTTGCCTTTATAGCTAGTGGGGATCAAGAAGTGTCTTTTAGGGGAATTGCTTCTAATTTCTGAAGCCAAGATCTTTGATGCCTGGCACTTTTTGTGGATCACAATGGTTTTCCCAGGCTGTAAAATGCTTATGGGTAGCTGGTTTCCTTGGGGTGCTTCTATGACTTCAGCTACTATGGGGAACTCTTTATTGGCCATTTCATAAAGATCTTGCGTAGATAACACCTGAAGAAACCAGTTGGCATCATAGCTGTCGGTAATGTCTTTGACTTCAACATCTAAACTGGGGAGGATACGGACTATATCCTTTcggactgaaaaagaaaagacattttttgcATCAAAATGTTGCTCTGGAGTAGTATTAAAATCACTccaggaaatccaaggaagagaggaaatatGTATTCacgtggctgattcactttgctatacagcagaaattaacacaaccttgtaaagcagctatactctaATTAAATAAGTATtctagggaaatggcaacccactccagtactcttgcctggaaaatcccatgaatggaggagcctggcagacttcagtccatggggtcacaaagagttggataataatgagtgacttcacttcaaagagagttaaaaaaaactcAGTCCAGGTAACCCAAATAAATTTATTAGAAAATCTCAGATGCTTATGATATAACATTGCTTATGATATAACATTGCTTATGCATGACTTAcccttttttatatttaaaaatgaaatagactGTAAATAAAACCAACATCCATAAACCTGCCTAGTTTTAGAAATGGACATTAACTAGCATCTTGGAACCCTACAAAAGTCACCAAAATCATATCCTCACTTTAACCTAGGAGTAGTCATTCCTCTGATTTTTGTATTAACAATTCCATTGGGggtattttttatagttttatcatatataacatacatgaatatatgtacatgtgtttaAAAGTATGTGTGTTTTTCCAGAAAATTTATTATATCATTTTAGGTCATGTTTTTGTGGTCCAGATAGTGTATGTAAAATCATCTTAGAGGAAAGTTTGGGTATTTTATGTAAGATTCTTCCTGCATAAGTCTCAAGACATACATCCTATATACAAAATTCTATCCTACGGGGTATAACTGTTTTGCAAAATCATGGGATATAAAGTACTCAAGATTAATTAATATGTGGAAATGGATACCAAAATGAAGTCTTTTTCCAATATGAAAACTATTCCTTTCTTTGCTGGTGCTACCTTAACACCTAGATTGAAAAGGAGAGTAGTACAGAATGTTACAGTCAAAAGACCACTCAGGAGTTCTAGGTTTGCTGGCAGAGTGCTTACCAGTGTATTCTCTGCCAGTGTGTCACTGGGAATAATgaatctctttatttttcccaAGAATTCTTTCTTTGAGACTACAGAGAGACTTAAAATATTGTCCTGAAATCATCTGCTCTCCATATACTGTTCCACACAGTATCCTCACAGATGGTCTTgcatcaaaaaataaagttttacattAACATTAAAAGGATTTTATAATGGTTTGTATTGTCTTGAAAATATCTTAACACAATGTTTTTCAGCCTTTCTATGATCTACTATTATTTTCCAGTATATCTAGCCACCTTCTGTCAATATTCTTTCTTCCCTGTATGCTTTTGTAAATGAATAATTTGGAATATTTGGAAGACAGAATTTTTCTCTTATAATACATTACCTATATTAATATGTTTTGTATTACTGTTTATGGATCATCTGAAAATTCTAATTTGTGTCATATTACCTGTACATGCTGCATTAGAGAGTTCCTAAACACACACAGTATGACATTGtattagtttattttctttaacataaaaaagaaaaaaaatcaatggttgTCTATAGGTTGAAGGTCAGTAAAAACTGCAaagattttccattaaaaaagaaaagggggaaatgctttaaaaaaaaagtttatcagttcattttataaaatttggtaAACTCAAACTTTTGAAATTGTTGCCATAGGTTTCCCTGAACCCCAAGGTAATTTTAGAAACTTTAAAATCACACTTATTTCGATTGAAATGAacactgtttaaaaattatagagCTAGGACTAGATGGGTTCATAGACTCACGTCATTTCTCAAGTTGAGGGCACAGCTTGACACTGGTAGAATAGATGTCATTAAGGAGTTTCTGGGGATTCTAAATTGAACGTAAAGACCATAAT
It includes:
- the THEMIS gene encoding protein THEMIS isoform X3, which translates into the protein MALSLEEFIYSLDLRTLPRVLEIQSGFYFEGSVYEMFGNECCLSTGEVIKITDLKIKKIMAEICGHVEGCVSPQSFELPMNFPVRKDIVRILPSLDVEVKDITDSYDANWFLQVLSTQDLYEMANKEFPIVAEVIEAPQGNQLPISILQPGKTIVIHKKCQASKILASEIRSNSPKRHFLIPTSYKGKFKRRPREFPTPYDLKIAKSEKEPLHVVATKAFHSPFEELSSVSVGDEFLVHHSQTTEVFCEGIKKVMDVLVCEKILKNSHEAALLPLYMDGGFVEVIHDKKLYQISELCAQFRLPFNVKVSVRDLFIEKDILAAIPGLQLEESITNSYLLISDFANPKECWEIPVGRVNMTVQLVNNFSGDTGSFLVSTLVEEITEEQYYLIRRHESSFLHPPPRPPKHPSVEKMELTSLSLAKEKTVDLPKSPKSVHVDRSKKLYSNQAGLDSKVRAGCQNDLADLEKEKKKTEATAVTEIFKTEEHQK
- the THEMIS gene encoding protein THEMIS isoform X2, with the translated sequence MALSLEEFIYSLDLRTLPRVLEIQSGFYFEGSVYEMFGNECCLSTGEVIKITDLKIKKIMAEICGHVEGCVSPQSFELPMNFPGLFKIVADTTPYLTMEEITKANHIRPSRLNHPCFYHQKDIKLENLIIKQVRKDIVRILPSLDVEVKDITDSYDANWFLQVLSTQDLYEMANKEFPIVAEVIEAPQGNQLPISILQPGKTIVIHKKCQASKILASEIRSNSPKRHFLIPTSYKGKFKRRPREFPTPYDLKIAKSEKEPLHVVATKAFHSPFEELSSVSVGDEFLVHHSQTTEVFCEGIKKVMDVLVCEKILKNSHEAALLPLYMDGGFVEVIHDKKLYQISELCAQFRLPFNVKVSVRDLFIEKDILAAIPGLQLEESITNSYLLISDFANPKECWEIPVGRVNMTVQLVNNFSGDTGSFLVSTLVEEITEEQYYLIRRHESSFLHPPPRPPKHPSVEKMELTSLSLAKEKTVDLPKSPKSVHVDRSKKLYSNQAGLDSKVRAGCQNDLADLEKEKKKTEATAVTEIFKTEEHQK
- the THEMIS gene encoding protein THEMIS isoform X1, with the protein product MALSLEEFIYSLDLRTLPRVLEIQSGFYFEGSVYEMFGNECCLSTGEVIKITDLKIKKIMAEICGHVEGCVSPQSFELPMNFPGLFKIVADTTPYLTMEEITKANHIRPSRLNHPCFYHQKDIKLENLIIKQGERIMLNSVEEINGEIMVDCSVLRNHQNHSFALPLSQEGEFYECEDEHIYTLKEIIQWKIPKNRTRTVILTGFSAKWDSTNPFPRGFYGAVILKPVYEIQGVMKFRKDIVRILPSLDVEVKDITDSYDANWFLQVLSTQDLYEMANKEFPIVAEVIEAPQGNQLPISILQPGKTIVIHKKCQASKILASEIRSNSPKRHFLIPTSYKGKFKRRPREFPTPYDLKIAKSEKEPLHVVATKAFHSPFEELSSVSVGDEFLVHHSQTTEVFCEGIKKVMDVLVCEKILKNSHEAALLPLYMDGGFVEVIHDKKLYQISELCAQFRLPFNVKVSVRDLFIEKDILAAIPGLQLEESITNSYLLISDFANPKECWEIPVGRVNMTVQLVNNFSGDTGSFLVSTLVEEITEEQYYLIRRHESSFLHPPPRPPKHPSVEKMELTSLSLAKEKTVDLPKSPKSVHVDRSKKLYSNQAGLDSKVRAGCQNDLADLEKEKKKTEATAVTEIFKTEEHQK